TTGAGCCTATGGCTAATTCTGGACTAACTGATTCTATAAAACGGGGAGTTGATGAAGTTCGGCTGCCATGATGAGGAGCAATGAGAATGTCACTGTCAAGTAACTCAGCCTCTCTTACCAGCAGCCACTCAACAATGGCATCCACATCGCCAGATAACAAAACGGATTGCTGGAGCTCAGGATGAAAAAGTCGTACAACGCAAGAATGCGGGTTGTATGCTCGCTTGACCGCATTGGATGGCCACAAAAACTCCAACTCTAGGTTTCCCCACTGTAAATGACTCTCTCTAAGGCAGGCTTGAGCACCCGTTATTTGCTGACTTGCAATCAGTTTTTTTGGTTGCCAATATTGAATGAGATGTTCCATTCCTCCTGAATGGTCCTTATCCGAATGAGATATAATCAACATATCAATCTCATCGACTCCATGGTAGTGGAGAAAAGGAGTGATCACTTGCTCTGCGATACTACTTCCGCTCCAAGCCATACCTGTGTCATAAACAATGGCGTGAGAACCTTGCTTCACTACAATGGCTAAGCCGTGACCAACATCTAAAACAAAGACTTGCCATACTGGGGGAGTCCTCCAGTTGATAGTATGGATAAACAAGCAAATCACTATAGCTGCCATGCCTAGACGGCTTAGCCAGTGAGTCAGCACCAAGAAGAAAAATCCCAGAAATAATAAAGTTATTTGGTGTTGGCTAAGAGTCACCCAACCATTCTCAGCAAGGGGAATTACAAACAATACTGGCTTTAAAACTACATCGACCCATCCCCACATAAAAGATGCGTTCAACAGGCACTCCATCATCAACGCCAACAATGTCATTGGGACCACAATGAAACTGAACCAAGGAACAAAGACTAAATTGTATAAAAAGCTACTTAAACTAAGACCATAAAAAGAAGCCGCAACAAGCGGAGTCATTCCGACCACTAATACCAGTTGTAGTCGTAGTGCATTTATCCAACTTGCGCGTGGATGTAATGAAACAAAAATAAGAATAATCGCGACGGCCCACATGGATAACCAGAGGCTAGAAGACGTCGATGAAAATGGGTCAAGCATCAGCAACCAAGATAGAATCATCAGCCACTTGTAGCTAGCAGGAAGACGCTTAAAGGAGACTTGCAAGAGTACCATTAAGCAACATGCCCAAAGTGCTCTTTGAGTGGGAATGGAAAACCCGGCTAACCATGCGTATGTACTTGCTAATGCAATCGCAATGACAAAGGGAGCATGTACTGCTTTAGGCAAAGCTCTTAAAACCCACTTTCCTAACAACCAACCGACATAAAAAACAATGCCAATATGTAACCCCGAAATAGCGATGAGATGACTGAGCCCACTGGCTTTTAAGTGTTCTTTTAACTCAGCGGTCAGAGCATCACGAACGCCAAACGTCAGGGCCAAAATTATCCCACGGCTTGGCAGGAGATCTATAGAGTCCGCAACTTGCTGATACAAGCTATAGCGAATAGTACTTAACTGTCGAACCCAATAATTCGCTTTCACTTTGACGGTAGCTTTACCCACAATACGCTTTTGTAACGCATACGTTTCGCGATCGAAACCAACCTCATTGAGTAAACCGGCAATAGGCTTAAGCTTAACTCTCGCGGTGATCTCATCACCTGGGGTAAGCATGTCAGGTGAGGCAAGCCATATTCTAGGCCTCAATAAAATGTGTAAGTCTTTACCGTTAATTGATCTCACCACAGCTTCCCCTTGAAAACCGTGACTTATTTGCTTAAAAAAGCTGTCAACCTTCGCATTTATGGTAATATCCTGACCAGCTTGGAAAAGGATTGCTTGCTGGTGACGTAAAAGGTTACTGTGTACCACGAGTATCAAGCATGCGAATACAAAACCAGCACACCACCTCAGCGATTTTGAGCTTATGCTGAGCATCAGGGTCAAGAGACAGGGAAACAACCACTCCCATGATGGCATGTACCACCAAAATTGAGCGGTTGATATAAGGAAAGAGAACGAAATAAGCGTCCAGTAATTAAAGTAGAGAGTCATATTTCCCTATGCCAAGAAAATTCATCAAACGCTTTATGCCTGACCACGAAGTAATAAAGCGTCAGAAAGCACTCAAAATTTTTGGCAACGTGCTGTACAACCCAAACCTATGGTGTCTAAACCGGCGCTCTGCGTCTGGGGCATTTGCTGTTGGCCTATTTATGGCTTTCGTTCCTCTCCCTAGCCAGATGATCATGTCCGCTGGCTTGGCCATTCTTTGTGGCGTTAATCTTCCTTTATCCGTGGCTTTAGTTTGGGTAAGTAACCCCATTACCATGCCAGTGCTGTTTTATTTTGCGTACAAAGTGGGCGCTTGGGTGATGCACACTCCTCCACAGGCTTTTCACTTTGAGTTATCGTGGGAGTTTATCTTGCATCAGATGAGCACTATCGGCCCCCCTTTCCTACTTGGCTGCATTATTTGCGGTATCGCCTCTGCAATTGCTGGCTACTTTGGTATTACAGCTCTGTGGCGATACTCTGTTGTGCGTAGCTGGCAACAACGAAAGATTAGATTAGGCGGGTTGCTTAAGAAGTAGAAGTTGATATGACCAGAATTCGACCAAACTTAGTAGAACATGAAACGGTTATGTCGACTAAAAATGAAAAAGGACCACTTAGGTCCTTTTTTCGTTAGCACTTCTATTTTGCGCTTAATACAGCAGCGGGGTTGAGTTTGCTGGCACGCGATGCTGGGTACCAAGTCGCGAGTAGACTTAAAACGATTGCCGTTCCTGAAACCAACCCCACATCTGATAAGTTGATTTGAGAAGGAAGAAAATCAACAAAATAGATATCACCAGATAAGAACTGGTGTCCAACTAACCCCTCGAGACCTTTGATCAGTTCAGTTAAATTCGCTGCCACTAAAACGCCACAGACACTTCCGACTAGACTACCGAGCACTCCAGAGAAGACTCCTTGCCAGACAAAAATACGCTTGATGAGACCATCACTTCCTCCCATGGTTCGTAATATTGCAATCTCTGAAGCGCGATCTTTCACCGCCATCATTAGTGTAGAGACAATATTAAAACTTGCGACGCCAATGACGAGTACCATAACTACATACATAATTGTTCGTACAAGCTGGATGTCACGATACAGAAAACCGTACGTCTGTTGCCAGCTACGCAAATAAACATAGACGTTCAGTGTATTCCCTGCCTCTCGGACAATTTGCGTTGCATTCAAGACATCAGAGACTCTTAAAGAGACCCCCGTAACGGCCTCACCCAACTTAGCGTACTGCTGAGCATCTTTCAGAGGAACCAATGCTAAATTATGATCAATCTGCCCATTAAGTTTAAGTAATCCCACCACTCTGACACGAACGCGTTTAGGAGCCTGAACCTTGGTAGTCGAACCCGATGTCGGGATCATAAGCGTAATATAATCGCCTTGAGAAACACCTAATAGCTTTGCTACCCCTTGACCCAGAATGACTTGCTTATCTCCAGCTCTAAACTGCTTCCACACTTGAGCATCGATGTATTGGCTCATATTAGAAACCGCTGACTCTTGTTCGGGATCGATACCTCTGACTTCAAGCGCTTTAAGCTGTTGACCTTTTTCCGCCAAAGCTGTGATCTTTACGTAGGGCGCTGCTGCTTCTACTTTAGGGTGTTTCTCCGCTTGCTCAACCACAGACAGCCATCCCTCTATCGGCCCGCGAACTCCTTCAAACTCACCATGAGCGATCACCGATAACACGCGATTTTTTAACTCGCGCTCAAACCCATTCATTGCCGACAAACCAATGATGATCACTGCCACACCAACCGCAATACCAATCGTGGAAGACAAGGAAATAAACGACACCATTTTGTTGCGCTGTTTTGCTCGGCTAAAGCGACCACCAATAAACAGGGAAAGAGATGAGAACAAATTACGCCTCCTGCACATTGAGTAGCAAACCATCTTGCATGTGTAATTGACGGTCCATCTTGCTAGCCAACTCCCCATCATGAGTCACGACCAAGAAAGCGGTACCGGATTGCTCATTCAATTCGCGCATCAGATCATAAATAGCGAGCGCTGTTTTGTGATCTAAGTTACCCGTGGGTTCATCTGCTAAAACAAGGGCCGGATTATTGACTAGTGCTCGAGCAATAGCGACACGCTGCCGTTCACCACCAGAAAGCTCTGAAGGACGATGATCAATACGATGACTCAAACCGACTTTGTCCAGCAGCGCTTTTGCCGCCTCTTTCGCCTTGGCTGTTTTAGTTCCACCAATAAGCAGTGGCATAGCAACATTTTCCAGCGCACTAAAGTCCGCCAACAGGTGATGAAACTGATAAACAAAGCCAAGATGCTGGTTGCGAAGCTTAGCTTGTTTATTCGAACTCAACTGAGACAAGTTCTGCCCTAAAAAAGTGACTTCTCCCTGAGTGGTATCATCCAACGCTCCTAAAATATGCAACAAAGTACTTTTTCCTGAGCCTGAAGAGCCAATAATGGAGACTAACTCACCTTTCTTCAGTTCGAAACTGACCCCTTTAAGTACTTGAGTATCCAGAGAACCCTCGCGATAGGTTTTACAAATATTATGACATTGAAGCAGGTTACTCATATCTCAAAGCCTCAGCTGGTTTAACGGAAGATGCACGAAAAGACGGAAAAAGTGTTGCCAGTAGACTGAGTGCAATAGCAAGAACAACCACGATAGCTATTTGAATAGGGTTGATAACGATCGGCAACTGGCCGCCTACTGCGAACAAAGCAACCCCTGCACCATCAAGTAACGTATTAAGGTTGTTGGCGAGTAGAACACCCAAAGTCCCGCCCATGAGCGAGCCAATGACACCACTGCTCGCACCCTGGACCATAAAAATCGCCAGAATTTGTCTATCTGTCATTCCTTGAGTTTTCAAAATCGCCACTTCTGACTGCTTTTCCATTACAACCATAATCAGAGCCGAAATAATGTTGAAGGCAGCGACGCCAATGATTAAACCTAACATTAAGCCCATCATATTCTTTTCCATTCGGACCGCCTGAAACAGTTCACCTCGTTGATCTCTCCAATCCTGCCATTGCCAACTGTCAGGAAGAGGCATCTTACTGAGCTCGCCAACCACAAAAGGATCATCAAAAAACAATCGCCAGCCCGTAATCGTGTCTTTTTTGAAACGTAACAATCGTGCCGCATCATCAATATGAGTCAACATTAACTGACCATCGACATCTGACCCCGTGTTATAAATACCCGCAACGGTAAATATGCGTTGACTTGGAATTCGACCAAGTGGCGTAAACTGGCTGGCACTTGTGACCATTAAACGAACCTTGTCACCAAGCGAAACATCTATTGCTCTCGCTAAAGTATGCCCAATGAACACCTGATATTTGCCTGCTTGCAAAGATGACAACCGACCAGCAACCAAATGCGACTCAATAGGGTCACGATCACTAGGTTTAATGCCAATTAGTAGGCCTGCGGAAAGATTGTCAGAGCTTTGAACCACAGCTTCGCTTTGTACAATGGGCTCAGGATGCGCAGCTGTCGATAACTGCTTGGCGAAATCAGGAGCTTGTTCAGTATAAGGCGTTTTGCCATCCACTTCAGACACAATCGCCTGAGGCAAGACACCTAAAATGCGCCCTTTAAGCTGCGCTTCAAAGCCGTTCATCACTGAAAGCACCGTCACGAGAGCCATCACACCAATCGTGATACCTGCGGTAGACATGTAGGAAACAAAACGGCTGAACCTATCACCTGAGCGGCCGCGTAAGTAGCGTAAGCCAATAAAGGTGGAAACCGGATGGAACATATATAAAACCAATAACGTTTGATAAGCGATACTGTAACGATTTATAGCTAGAGGTTGTAGCCCCTAAATGCCAATTAGACGTCAAAATGTGTGATAAACAATGACATACCTTGATTAGTTGCTTCTTATAGCGATAATCAAAGGAT
This sequence is a window from Vibrio coralliilyticus. Protein-coding genes within it:
- a CDS encoding DNA internalization-related competence protein ComEC/Rec2, yielding MTLYFNYWTLISFSFLISTAQFWWYMPSWEWLFPCLLTLMLSISSKSLRWCAGFVFACLILVVHSNLLRHQQAILFQAGQDITINAKVDSFFKQISHGFQGEAVVRSINGKDLHILLRPRIWLASPDMLTPGDEITARVKLKPIAGLLNEVGFDRETYALQKRIVGKATVKVKANYWVRQLSTIRYSLYQQVADSIDLLPSRGIILALTFGVRDALTAELKEHLKASGLSHLIAISGLHIGIVFYVGWLLGKWVLRALPKAVHAPFVIAIALASTYAWLAGFSIPTQRALWACCLMVLLQVSFKRLPASYKWLMILSWLLMLDPFSSTSSSLWLSMWAVAIILIFVSLHPRASWINALRLQLVLVVGMTPLVAASFYGLSLSSFLYNLVFVPWFSFIVVPMTLLALMMECLLNASFMWGWVDVVLKPVLFVIPLAENGWVTLSQHQITLLFLGFFFLVLTHWLSRLGMAAIVICLFIHTINWRTPPVWQVFVLDVGHGLAIVVKQGSHAIVYDTGMAWSGSSIAEQVITPFLHYHGVDEIDMLIISHSDKDHSGGMEHLIQYWQPKKLIASQQITGAQACLRESHLQWGNLELEFLWPSNAVKRAYNPHSCVVRLFHPELQQSVLLSGDVDAIVEWLLVREAELLDSDILIAPHHGSRTSSTPRFIESVSPELAIGSTAKAGKWLLPHPSVVKRYQNLGVQWLDTGSAGQISISFYPLEWKVEAIRARKGRAWYRQTLRKGVE
- a CDS encoding DUF2062 domain-containing protein, with protein sequence MPRKFIKRFMPDHEVIKRQKALKIFGNVLYNPNLWCLNRRSASGAFAVGLFMAFVPLPSQMIMSAGLAILCGVNLPLSVALVWVSNPITMPVLFYFAYKVGAWVMHTPPQAFHFELSWEFILHQMSTIGPPFLLGCIICGIASAIAGYFGITALWRYSVVRSWQQRKIRLGGLLKK
- the lolE gene encoding lipoprotein-releasing ABC transporter permease subunit LolE; translated protein: MFSSLSLFIGGRFSRAKQRNKMVSFISLSSTIGIAVGVAVIIIGLSAMNGFERELKNRVLSVIAHGEFEGVRGPIEGWLSVVEQAEKHPKVEAAAPYVKITALAEKGQQLKALEVRGIDPEQESAVSNMSQYIDAQVWKQFRAGDKQVILGQGVAKLLGVSQGDYITLMIPTSGSTTKVQAPKRVRVRVVGLLKLNGQIDHNLALVPLKDAQQYAKLGEAVTGVSLRVSDVLNATQIVREAGNTLNVYVYLRSWQQTYGFLYRDIQLVRTIMYVVMVLVIGVASFNIVSTLMMAVKDRASEIAILRTMGGSDGLIKRIFVWQGVFSGVLGSLVGSVCGVLVAANLTELIKGLEGLVGHQFLSGDIYFVDFLPSQINLSDVGLVSGTAIVLSLLATWYPASRASKLNPAAVLSAK
- the lolD gene encoding lipoprotein-releasing ABC transporter ATP-binding protein LolD, producing MSNLLQCHNICKTYREGSLDTQVLKGVSFELKKGELVSIIGSSGSGKSTLLHILGALDDTTQGEVTFLGQNLSQLSSNKQAKLRNQHLGFVYQFHHLLADFSALENVAMPLLIGGTKTAKAKEAAKALLDKVGLSHRIDHRPSELSGGERQRVAIARALVNNPALVLADEPTGNLDHKTALAIYDLMRELNEQSGTAFLVVTHDGELASKMDRQLHMQDGLLLNVQEA
- the lolC gene encoding lipoprotein-releasing ABC transporter permease subunit LolC, encoding MFHPVSTFIGLRYLRGRSGDRFSRFVSYMSTAGITIGVMALVTVLSVMNGFEAQLKGRILGVLPQAIVSEVDGKTPYTEQAPDFAKQLSTAAHPEPIVQSEAVVQSSDNLSAGLLIGIKPSDRDPIESHLVAGRLSSLQAGKYQVFIGHTLARAIDVSLGDKVRLMVTSASQFTPLGRIPSQRIFTVAGIYNTGSDVDGQLMLTHIDDAARLLRFKKDTITGWRLFFDDPFVVGELSKMPLPDSWQWQDWRDQRGELFQAVRMEKNMMGLMLGLIIGVAAFNIISALIMVVMEKQSEVAILKTQGMTDRQILAIFMVQGASSGVIGSLMGGTLGVLLANNLNTLLDGAGVALFAVGGQLPIVINPIQIAIVVVLAIALSLLATLFPSFRASSVKPAEALRYE